The proteins below come from a single Jaculus jaculus isolate mJacJac1 chromosome 12, mJacJac1.mat.Y.cur, whole genome shotgun sequence genomic window:
- the LOC123453559 gene encoding polyadenylate-binding protein 2-like has translation MSWLSPAIVELSEPELVHDDPKDGAMDDLWREAIKAPAREEEEEAAKLRELHEEAWKQRTPSPGSAQEKTQADARSVHVGNVDYGATAQALEAHFHACGSVLRVTILCDRVTGHPKGFAYIEFSEEESARAALALDGSLFRGRQINVVPKRTNIPGISSTDRGFPRARFRGRFRAHFGARRTHNSPSPSPFYSAVNRRPRGRVYRGRARGRSSWYSPYWQ, from the exons ATGTCATGGCTTTCCccggccatcgtggagctttct GAGCCAGAGCTGGTCCATGACGATCCTAAGGACGGCGCCATGGATGACCTCTGGCGTGAAGCCATCAAAGCCCCagcgagggaggaggaggaagaggccgcCAAGCTGCGGGAGCTGCACGAGGAGGCCTGGAAGCAGAGGACGCCGAGCCCGGGGTCTGCGCAGGAGAAGACGCAGGCCGACGCCCGCTCCGTGCACGTGGGCAACGTGGACTACGGCGCCACGGCGCAGGCGCTGGAAGCCCACTTCCACGCGTGCGGCTCCGTCCTCCGTGTCACCATCCTCTGCGACAGGGTCACTGGCCATCCCAAAGGGTTCGCCTACATCGAGTTCTCAGAAGAGGAGTCGGCGCGGGCAGCTTTGGCCCTGGACGGGTCCCTGTTCCGTGGAAGACAAATCAATGTGGTTCCTAAACGAACCAACATTCCGGGTATAAGCAGCACAGACCGCGGTTTTCCGCGTGCCCGCTTCCGTGGCCGCTTCCGTGCCCACTTCGGTGCCCGGCGCACCCACAACAGCCCTTCCCCATCTCCATTCTACAGTGCTGTGAACCGCAGGCCCCGAGGTCGAGTGTACAGGGGCCGGGCCAGAGGCAGATCATCTTGGTATTCCCCTTACTGGCAGTAA